The proteins below are encoded in one region of Myxococcales bacterium:
- the murG gene encoding undecaprenyldiphospho-muramoylpentapeptide beta-N-acetylglucosaminyltransferase, whose protein sequence is MIERLVVAGGGTGGHLFPGIAVVEELRRRSPGIEVIFVGTKRGIEHRLLPQRGERLEYVEVESLKGRSLLGFAASLTRLPRSLWRAFRLLRSIKPSVVLGVGGYASGPVVFVAALMGIPTALLEQNAHVGLTNRLLGKVVKRAYLSFQSTAAIFGKRKARVLGNPVRREFVDAARLAKADPQGFRSARHKIVVFGGSQGAKALNEQLPEAMALLKKEHGIDDLCVVHQSGQSMQAQVQEHYNALGIEAEVLPFVENVLRQYREASVIVARAGATTVAELCAVGRASVLVPYPFAADDHQNVNAKELEQVGAAERIEQSSLDAGVLASEASAPTKRHRVPGKHGKRSPRFRKTRRRSSHRR, encoded by the coding sequence ATGATTGAACGTCTCGTTGTAGCAGGGGGAGGCACAGGGGGGCATCTGTTTCCCGGGATTGCCGTCGTTGAAGAGTTGAGGCGACGCTCTCCCGGTATCGAAGTGATCTTCGTTGGAACCAAACGCGGTATTGAGCACCGTTTGCTTCCTCAGCGAGGTGAGCGACTTGAGTACGTCGAGGTCGAATCACTCAAAGGCCGCTCGTTGCTTGGCTTTGCAGCAAGTCTAACTCGCTTGCCGCGTTCGCTATGGCGTGCGTTTCGATTGCTTCGCTCGATCAAACCCAGCGTGGTGCTTGGGGTAGGCGGCTACGCCTCCGGGCCTGTGGTCTTTGTTGCGGCGCTAATGGGTATACCCACAGCGTTGCTCGAACAAAACGCGCATGTTGGTTTAACCAATCGCTTGTTGGGCAAAGTTGTAAAACGTGCCTATCTGAGCTTTCAAAGCACTGCTGCTATTTTCGGAAAACGCAAAGCCAGAGTCCTTGGTAACCCAGTGCGCCGTGAGTTTGTGGATGCTGCGCGACTGGCCAAAGCTGACCCTCAAGGCTTTCGTTCTGCGCGTCATAAAATTGTAGTCTTTGGTGGCTCGCAAGGTGCGAAAGCGCTCAACGAGCAGCTTCCGGAAGCGATGGCGCTTCTGAAAAAAGAACACGGCATCGATGATCTTTGCGTCGTGCACCAAAGCGGCCAAAGCATGCAAGCTCAAGTGCAAGAGCACTACAATGCATTGGGCATTGAAGCCGAGGTGCTGCCCTTTGTCGAAAACGTCTTGCGCCAGTATCGGGAAGCTTCTGTGATCGTGGCCCGCGCTGGGGCGACCACCGTAGCCGAACTTTGCGCTGTGGGTCGTGCCTCTGTACTAGTTCCGTATCCTTTTGCCGCGGACGATCATCAAAACGTCAATGCAAAAGAGTTGGAACAAGTCGGCGCAGCTGAGCGCATTGAGCAAAGCAGTCTTGATGCAGGAGTGCTTGCCTCCGAAGCTAGCGCCCCTACTAAAAGACACCGCGTTCCGGGAAAACATGGCAAGCGCAGCCCGCGCTTTAGGAAAACCAGACGCCGCAGCAGCCATCGTCGATGA
- a CDS encoding FtsQ-type POTRA domain-containing protein yields MAGAVQKLNPFSASGSTTAKGKPNRLVVEKGPSAVSIETTRRVIAYVFRFIVFCASLAVLWFAAQWLWSYIKASPSFAVAEVRVEGLHRLKRGEVMQAAHLAFGDNIFDKSLEDLELQIENHPWIAEANIRRRLPDTYLFEIREHEPAALLGLDTLYLVATDGTVFKELAPNDPMDLPVITGVDSKRFKEERDYRASILLGILAMLEEYREAGLLRKETLSEIHVHNDDALTLYIGDDATQVKLGHPPYRAKILRLRKILSKLDEKNVRAAYVLLDYLRRDDRAVVRLRD; encoded by the coding sequence ATGGCAGGCGCAGTCCAAAAGTTAAATCCTTTTTCGGCTTCGGGATCGACTACCGCTAAAGGCAAGCCCAATCGCTTGGTGGTGGAAAAAGGTCCATCGGCTGTAAGCATTGAGACGACGCGTCGAGTTATTGCCTATGTCTTTCGTTTTATCGTTTTTTGCGCATCGCTTGCTGTGCTCTGGTTTGCGGCTCAATGGCTATGGAGCTACATCAAGGCTTCGCCATCTTTTGCGGTCGCTGAAGTACGCGTTGAGGGTCTGCATCGTTTAAAGCGTGGCGAGGTTATGCAGGCGGCGCATCTTGCTTTTGGGGATAACATTTTCGATAAAAGTCTCGAAGATCTCGAGCTTCAAATCGAAAACCACCCTTGGATAGCGGAAGCGAACATTCGGCGACGTCTTCCAGACACTTATCTCTTCGAGATTCGTGAGCATGAGCCCGCTGCGCTTTTGGGACTCGATACGCTCTATTTGGTAGCAACGGATGGAACGGTGTTCAAAGAGCTTGCGCCAAATGATCCGATGGATTTACCCGTGATCACTGGCGTTGACTCCAAGCGTTTTAAAGAAGAGCGTGACTATCGTGCTTCGATTTTATTGGGCATCTTAGCGATGCTTGAAGAATACCGTGAAGCAGGTTTGCTGCGTAAAGAAACCCTCTCTGAAATTCACGTTCACAATGACGATGCATTAACTCTGTACATCGGTGATGATGCGACACAGGTGAAATTGGGCCATCCGCCGTACCGAGCCAAAATCCTTCGGCTTCGAAAGATTTTATCAAAACTCGACGAAAAAAACGTGCGTGCCGCCTATGTTTTGCTGGATTATTTGCGACGTGATGATCGGGCAGTCGTGCGCCTGCGCGACTGA
- the ftsZ gene encoding cell division protein FtsZ codes for MAISIDFADESVLQAQIKVVGVGGEGGNALSTMIADGLDGVDFVVANTDTQALENHLAASRIQLGPNLTKGLGAGADPDIGRKSALEDVQQIAEALQGADMVFVTAGMGGGTGTGAAPIIAQIARDQGALTVGVVTKPFLFEGRRRGKNAERGIEELTDAVDTIITIPNEKLLNLADEDMPLLEAFRKADDVLLQAVRGISDLIVSSGMINVDFADVRTIMSSTGRALMGTGVAKGERRAIDAADMAINSPLLDDVTIEGSTGILLNFTAGPDIRLKEINEAASYVQQAAHEDANIIFGVVTDPNMSDVVKVTVIATGFDGSRMTEAQNHYPGRISRPMGTSKNHGHGAQLPLSAARSSQSERPQRMNRQTMPSMPAVRQQESHSVRAFGADALLDEALLEIPAYMRRGQRNG; via the coding sequence ATGGCGATCTCAATCGATTTTGCAGATGAATCAGTACTACAGGCTCAAATTAAAGTGGTTGGCGTAGGAGGAGAAGGCGGTAATGCGCTTTCCACAATGATCGCCGATGGCCTTGATGGTGTGGATTTTGTGGTGGCGAATACCGACACCCAAGCACTTGAAAACCATTTGGCGGCTTCACGTATTCAGCTCGGGCCCAACCTTACCAAAGGCCTTGGCGCAGGAGCAGATCCCGACATTGGTCGCAAGTCTGCTTTGGAAGATGTGCAACAGATTGCCGAGGCCCTTCAAGGTGCTGACATGGTGTTTGTGACAGCTGGCATGGGTGGTGGCACGGGAACCGGTGCGGCCCCGATCATTGCACAAATCGCTCGCGATCAAGGCGCGCTTACGGTGGGCGTGGTGACCAAGCCCTTTTTGTTTGAAGGACGCCGTCGAGGCAAGAACGCCGAGCGCGGCATTGAAGAGCTTACCGATGCGGTCGATACCATCATTACCATTCCAAACGAGAAACTTCTCAACCTCGCCGATGAAGACATGCCCTTGCTTGAGGCTTTTCGCAAAGCAGACGATGTGCTCTTGCAAGCGGTGCGTGGCATCAGCGATTTGATTGTGAGCTCGGGCATGATCAACGTTGATTTTGCTGACGTGCGCACGATCATGAGCAGCACAGGCCGTGCGCTCATGGGCACAGGCGTGGCCAAAGGCGAGCGTCGTGCGATTGATGCTGCTGACATGGCCATCAACTCGCCTTTGCTTGACGATGTCACCATCGAAGGCTCGACTGGGATTCTTTTGAACTTCACAGCGGGACCTGACATTCGTCTCAAAGAGATCAACGAAGCGGCAAGCTACGTGCAGCAAGCCGCGCATGAAGATGCCAATATCATCTTTGGTGTGGTGACCGATCCAAACATGTCCGATGTGGTCAAAGTCACGGTCATAGCGACAGGTTTTGATGGCAGCCGGATGACAGAGGCTCAAAACCACTATCCAGGTCGCATCAGTCGGCCCATGGGCACGAGTAAAAATCACGGACACGGTGCTCAGTTGCCGCTCTCAGCTGCGCGCAGCTCGCAGTCCGAGCGCCCACAGCGTATGAACCGTCAGACCATGCCCAGCATGCCTGCGGTGCGCCAACAAGAAAGCCACTCTGTTCGGGCATTCGGGGCGGATGCATTGCTTGATGAAGCCTTGCTCGAAATCCCAGCCTACATGCGCCGCGGCCAACGAAACGGTTAA
- a CDS encoding HDIG domain-containing protein, with protein MSLSVANPSVSKPSEPKPEAAIEALRWAADVGEKSRAECPAPKLELEAKDIEALPLATFREQMDRLLLGRYPDQGLDALLEAGILEVWLPEISVMVGFGDGEWNHKDVWKHTKQVVWQSVRRLEIRWGALLHDIGKIKTRSIDEKGAVHFFAHSEVGAAMFRKRLAKRLGFHGAQYKRIHFLILHHLRASQYDGSWTDSAVRRFTKQMGEGLDDLLNLSRADITTKRPEKKKRGLRQISELAKRIEKLRIEDAKSAPLPKGLGTAMMETFSLPASKRLGDIKQAMEAAVEQGQLEAHQSIEFYMDWLKAHRDQFDL; from the coding sequence ATGTCGCTAAGCGTGGCCAACCCATCCGTATCCAAGCCATCCGAGCCAAAGCCCGAAGCAGCGATCGAGGCTCTGCGCTGGGCAGCCGACGTGGGCGAGAAAAGCCGCGCCGAGTGCCCGGCCCCCAAACTAGAGCTCGAGGCCAAAGACATTGAAGCCCTGCCCCTTGCCACATTTCGCGAGCAAATGGACCGCTTGCTGCTAGGGCGCTACCCCGATCAAGGGCTTGATGCGCTTCTTGAGGCAGGGATTCTTGAAGTGTGGCTGCCTGAGATTTCAGTGATGGTGGGTTTTGGCGATGGCGAGTGGAACCATAAAGACGTCTGGAAGCACACCAAGCAGGTGGTATGGCAGTCGGTTCGCCGGCTAGAAATCCGCTGGGGAGCCTTGCTTCACGACATCGGGAAAATCAAAACACGCTCGATCGATGAAAAAGGCGCCGTGCACTTTTTTGCCCATAGCGAAGTCGGGGCGGCCATGTTTCGCAAACGGCTCGCCAAGCGCTTGGGTTTTCATGGCGCTCAATACAAACGCATTCATTTTCTGATCCTGCATCATCTACGTGCCAGCCAGTACGATGGCAGCTGGACCGATTCCGCCGTGCGACGCTTCACCAAACAGATGGGAGAGGGCCTCGATGATTTGCTCAACCTATCCCGCGCCGATATCACCACCAAACGCCCGGAAAAGAAAAAGCGCGGTCTAAGACAGATCAGTGAACTTGCCAAACGCATTGAAAAGCTTCGCATCGAAGATGCCAAAAGCGCACCCTTACCCAAAGGGCTTGGTACCGCGATGATGGAAACCTTTTCTTTGCCCGCTTCAAAACGCCTCGGTGATATCAAGCAGGCCATGGAAGCTGCCGTCGAACAAGGACAGCTCGAAGCCCATCAAAGTATCGAGTTTTACATGGACTGGCTCAAAGCTCACCGCGATCAGTTCGATTTATAG
- the murD gene encoding UDP-N-acetylmuramoyl-L-alanine--D-glutamate ligase, whose protein sequence is MAVVGLGASGKAATRFLLAQGATVLANDSAPASHFGDELREFSERGAELLLGRHDAERLSDMDLIVLSPGVPPLAELDIAEEQGVKIVSEVELASWYIKAPIVAISGTNGKSTVTTLIGNMVKHLMKPVFVGGNLGRPILDVVGSPAASKDGLVVVELSSFQLERIESFHPSIAVLTNLSPDHLDRYPSFDAYVAAKARLFENQTSSNLAVLPAGDSGCLVLSQNGQAKASFFGSPDGEVRSEGGRVLDTQTGAFLEHDKIGIKGAHNMTNAACSWLVSRHLGVSPEAIKQSLVSFKGLPHRMRLVASLRGVDFINDSKATNVGAAVASIDGLSDSEGRIVLIAGGKHKGSDYAPLVQSMNRKGRAVVLIGEAAEQMTEAFAASPLVVRRVDSMRQAVVHASEIAEAGDTVLLAPACSSYDMFHSYVERGEAFEQAAMGLQKESA, encoded by the coding sequence GTGGCGGTAGTGGGACTCGGCGCAAGCGGTAAAGCCGCAACGCGTTTTCTGCTCGCCCAAGGCGCTACTGTGCTGGCCAATGATAGTGCCCCGGCGTCTCATTTCGGCGACGAGTTACGTGAGTTTAGCGAGCGAGGCGCAGAGCTTTTGCTAGGCCGACATGATGCTGAACGTTTGTCAGACATGGATCTGATCGTCCTTTCTCCGGGCGTGCCGCCTCTTGCGGAATTGGATATCGCTGAAGAGCAGGGCGTGAAAATCGTAAGCGAAGTCGAGCTTGCAAGCTGGTACATCAAGGCGCCCATTGTTGCGATTAGCGGTACCAACGGCAAAAGCACGGTGACCACCTTAATCGGCAACATGGTTAAGCACTTAATGAAGCCGGTGTTTGTCGGTGGCAATCTAGGAAGGCCGATCCTTGATGTTGTGGGAAGTCCAGCAGCGAGCAAAGACGGTCTTGTGGTTGTAGAGTTATCGAGTTTTCAGCTTGAGCGCATCGAAAGCTTTCATCCGAGCATCGCTGTTCTTACAAACCTCAGTCCGGATCATCTTGATCGCTATCCTTCGTTTGATGCCTATGTGGCTGCAAAGGCACGTCTTTTTGAAAACCAAACATCTTCTAATTTAGCCGTACTCCCTGCCGGCGACAGTGGCTGCCTCGTGCTGTCGCAAAACGGTCAGGCTAAAGCATCGTTCTTTGGTTCGCCCGATGGAGAAGTACGGAGCGAAGGCGGCCGAGTGCTTGATACCCAAACAGGCGCATTCCTCGAGCATGACAAAATTGGCATTAAAGGCGCTCATAACATGACAAATGCTGCATGTTCTTGGCTCGTTTCTCGCCATCTTGGTGTGTCGCCTGAAGCGATAAAACAAAGTCTTGTTAGCTTTAAAGGGCTGCCTCATCGTATGCGGCTTGTGGCTTCGTTACGCGGGGTTGATTTCATCAACGACAGCAAAGCGACCAACGTCGGGGCGGCGGTAGCCTCGATCGATGGCCTTTCCGATAGCGAAGGGCGCATTGTGCTTATTGCGGGCGGCAAGCACAAAGGCAGCGACTATGCACCGCTTGTGCAAAGTATGAATCGAAAAGGCCGTGCGGTTGTTTTGATAGGCGAGGCCGCGGAACAGATGACCGAAGCTTTCGCTGCAAGTCCTTTAGTCGTTCGGCGTGTTGATTCGATGAGACAAGCGGTTGTTCATGCATCGGAAATAGCCGAAGCGGGCGATACGGTACTGCTCGCGCCAGCCTGTTCAAGTTACGACATGTTTCATTCCTATGTCGAGCGCGGTGAGGCCTTTGAGCAAGCTGCCATGGGTTTACAAAAGGAGTCGGCTTAA
- a CDS encoding phospho-N-acetylmuramoyl-pentapeptide-transferase: MIYYLLYPLAQHDAFSFLNVLRYVPFRVLASTMTAMVLTFGLYPWFIRKLQSRQIGQVIREDGPESHLSKAGTPTMGGALVLLALIFSTALWANPSNTMVWVVMAVTVGFGAIGYIDDALKIRFKNSKGVSARMKLLSQFAIAFGVAAFLWYAQKGLPEDWLALRERLALPFVAFERYPFSIPAWLYVIFAGLVIVGTSNAVNLTDGLDGLAIGPVMINAGTYMILAYLAGAILFRVPIARYLDIPAIHSAGELAVYCGAMIGAGVGFLWFNTYPAQVFMGDVGSLALGAGLGTLAVLTKNEVLSILLGGIFVTEAVSVIGQVASFKLTGKRIFLMAPIHHHFEKKGWAEPKVIVRFWIISIMLALASLATLKLR, encoded by the coding sequence ATGATCTACTATCTTCTTTATCCCCTGGCTCAGCATGATGCGTTCTCCTTCTTGAACGTTCTTCGTTACGTACCGTTTCGGGTTTTGGCATCAACCATGACAGCGATGGTGCTTACTTTTGGCCTCTATCCATGGTTCATTCGCAAGCTTCAGTCTCGACAAATCGGCCAAGTCATACGTGAAGATGGTCCTGAATCGCATTTATCCAAAGCGGGCACACCGACCATGGGCGGCGCGCTTGTTCTGCTCGCGTTGATCTTTTCAACCGCGCTGTGGGCAAATCCGTCAAACACGATGGTGTGGGTTGTGATGGCCGTTACAGTTGGCTTTGGCGCGATTGGCTACATCGACGATGCTTTGAAAATCCGCTTCAAAAACAGCAAAGGTGTTTCTGCACGTATGAAGCTCCTGTCGCAATTTGCGATAGCTTTTGGTGTCGCTGCCTTTCTTTGGTACGCGCAAAAGGGTTTGCCCGAAGATTGGCTTGCGCTGCGCGAGCGTTTGGCGTTGCCTTTTGTGGCGTTTGAACGTTACCCCTTCAGCATTCCTGCCTGGCTCTACGTTATTTTTGCCGGTCTGGTCATCGTTGGCACATCCAATGCGGTTAATCTTACCGACGGCCTCGATGGTTTAGCCATAGGGCCCGTGATGATCAACGCAGGCACCTACATGATTCTTGCGTATCTTGCGGGTGCGATTTTATTCCGAGTCCCTATCGCGCGCTACCTCGATATTCCTGCGATACATAGCGCTGGTGAGCTTGCGGTGTATTGCGGCGCAATGATTGGCGCGGGGGTAGGGTTTCTTTGGTTTAATACTTATCCGGCCCAAGTGTTTATGGGCGATGTGGGCTCGCTTGCTCTGGGTGCAGGTCTTGGTACTTTAGCGGTGCTAACCAAAAACGAAGTGCTTTCGATTCTGCTTGGCGGAATTTTTGTAACAGAGGCTGTTAGCGTCATTGGGCAAGTGGCTTCGTTCAAGCTGACCGGAAAACGTATTTTTTTGATGGCGCCGATTCATCATCACTTTGAAAAAAAGGGCTGGGCGGAGCCCAAAGTCATCGTGCGCTTCTGGATCATTAGCATCATGCTCGCGCTGGCGAGCTTGGCAACACTGAAGTTGAGGTAG
- a CDS encoding UDP-N-acetylmuramate--L-alanine ligase: protein MSGIAEVLLGHGFEVSGSDLKRSDVTDHLQAKGARICLGHKAAHVQDADVLVFSSAVSRDNPELVEARDKAVPVIPRAEMLAELMRLKDGIAIAGSHGKTTTTSLVATVLHHAKLDPTVIIGGRLNALGSGGARGAGNIMVAEADESDGSFLHLSPAVAVITNIDPEHLDYYKTQEALMQAFVRFANKVPFYGTVVACLDHPGVQSLLPAIEKRLCTYGLSAQADYRGRNPRFEGLSTRFELIRRGESLGEIEVNMPGIHNVLNALAVIAVADILDVPLDTVREALKNFAGVQRRFTVLGEVSSVMVVDDYGHHPAEIMATLEAAQRAFSRRIVTVFQPHRYTRTRDLFEELAQAFNRAHVLVITDIYPAGEGPIEGITATALADAVKAHGHRKVIYAPKDGSLADTVLAQLKPADLLITLGAGDITKLAPELLGRLDKWVWQAQSKS, encoded by the coding sequence ATGAGCGGGATTGCTGAAGTGCTTTTGGGGCATGGCTTCGAGGTGAGTGGATCGGACCTTAAAAGGAGCGATGTCACGGATCATCTGCAAGCAAAAGGTGCACGCATTTGCCTTGGTCACAAAGCTGCGCATGTTCAGGACGCGGATGTGCTTGTCTTTTCTTCGGCTGTCTCACGCGACAACCCGGAACTCGTCGAAGCACGAGATAAAGCTGTTCCGGTGATTCCTCGTGCAGAAATGCTTGCCGAGTTGATGCGTCTTAAAGACGGCATTGCTATTGCGGGCTCGCATGGCAAGACCACAACGACATCGCTGGTCGCAACGGTCTTGCACCATGCCAAGCTTGACCCAACCGTGATCATTGGCGGACGTCTCAACGCGCTTGGCTCAGGCGGAGCTCGGGGAGCTGGCAACATCATGGTGGCCGAAGCGGATGAGTCCGACGGCTCGTTCCTTCATCTTAGCCCGGCAGTAGCGGTGATAACGAACATCGATCCGGAGCACTTGGACTACTACAAAACGCAAGAAGCGCTCATGCAAGCCTTTGTCCGTTTTGCTAACAAAGTGCCTTTCTACGGTACGGTTGTGGCTTGTTTGGATCACCCGGGTGTCCAATCACTGCTTCCCGCGATTGAAAAGCGTTTATGCACCTATGGCCTGAGTGCTCAAGCCGACTACCGCGGACGCAATCCGCGCTTCGAAGGCCTAAGTACACGCTTCGAACTGATCCGGCGCGGCGAGTCGTTGGGTGAAATTGAAGTGAATATGCCGGGTATTCACAACGTGCTCAATGCGCTTGCGGTGATTGCTGTAGCTGACATTCTTGATGTGCCGCTTGATACGGTTCGCGAAGCTTTGAAAAACTTTGCCGGTGTGCAACGGCGTTTTACGGTGCTTGGGGAAGTTTCAAGCGTCATGGTGGTGGATGATTACGGTCATCATCCCGCTGAAATCATGGCCACGCTTGAGGCTGCCCAACGTGCGTTTTCTAGACGTATCGTGACCGTCTTTCAGCCGCATCGCTACACGCGGACGAGGGATTTGTTTGAGGAACTTGCTCAGGCCTTTAATCGTGCCCATGTGTTGGTGATTACGGATATTTATCCCGCAGGCGAGGGCCCTATTGAGGGTATTACGGCCACGGCCTTGGCTGATGCCGTAAAGGCGCATGGCCATCGAAAGGTGATCTATGCCCCGAAAGATGGCTCGCTTGCCGATACCGTGCTTGCTCAGCTCAAGCCCGCTGACCTCCTGATCACATTGGGCGCAGGGGATATCACGAAATTGGCCCCGGAGCTGCTTGGTAGGTTAGACAAGTGGGTATGGCAGGCGCAGTCCAAAAGTTAA
- the ftsW gene encoding putative lipid II flippase FtsW: MGYRYAGRSAKKKKAVPGLVTVPFDGLLAGLVVSLMAFGIVMVYSASAVFASQRYGSGQFFLIRQVIYATMGIGVMFLVARFDYHKLRLLTYPALIGSALLLLAVTMGLGRSAGGASRWIHLGPINIQPSEIAKIALILWLSYSLSKKAEHIKSFSIGFLPHVLVAGAFMLLCLRQPDFGGAVMLGVLTFIMLFAAGAKLGYILGAGLLALPVVYLLVTSSPYRMRRIQAFMEPFEHRYDAGYQIAESLMSFGSGGVKGVGLGDGKQKLFFLPEAHTDFVSAIIGEELGFIGIMLVVVVFLLLIWRGLRIAFRAADDYGTYLATGITLLLGVQAFTNLAVAMGLLPTKGLTLPFVSYGGSSLLVSCAAMGILLSVSRSQIGKRKRGIEGGEDD, translated from the coding sequence ATGGGATACCGTTACGCAGGGCGCAGCGCGAAAAAGAAAAAGGCCGTGCCTGGTCTTGTGACCGTTCCTTTCGACGGCTTGCTTGCTGGTTTAGTGGTGAGCCTGATGGCTTTCGGTATTGTGATGGTTTACAGCGCAAGCGCGGTCTTTGCATCGCAGCGCTATGGAAGCGGACAGTTTTTCCTGATTCGCCAAGTCATCTACGCCACCATGGGAATCGGAGTGATGTTTTTAGTCGCGCGCTTTGACTATCATAAACTGCGACTTCTAACCTATCCCGCGCTTATTGGCTCGGCTCTGCTTTTGTTGGCGGTCACGATGGGCCTGGGTCGCAGCGCGGGTGGCGCTTCGCGCTGGATTCATTTGGGTCCGATCAATATTCAGCCTTCGGAAATTGCTAAGATTGCTTTGATCCTTTGGCTTTCGTACTCGCTTTCAAAAAAGGCCGAGCACATCAAGAGTTTTTCCATTGGCTTTTTGCCACATGTGTTGGTCGCAGGCGCGTTTATGCTGCTTTGTTTGCGCCAGCCGGATTTTGGCGGAGCGGTGATGCTGGGCGTGCTGACCTTCATTATGCTGTTCGCGGCCGGGGCGAAACTCGGCTACATCCTTGGTGCCGGATTGCTTGCCTTGCCGGTGGTGTATTTGCTGGTCACCAGTTCACCATACCGCATGCGGCGTATTCAAGCCTTCATGGAACCATTTGAGCATCGTTACGATGCTGGTTATCAAATTGCTGAATCGCTAATGAGCTTTGGCTCTGGAGGTGTTAAAGGCGTGGGGCTTGGCGATGGCAAACAAAAACTGTTTTTCTTGCCGGAAGCGCACACCGATTTTGTGAGTGCCATCATTGGCGAGGAACTTGGCTTCATCGGCATCATGCTCGTCGTCGTGGTATTTCTTCTGCTCATCTGGCGCGGTTTGCGCATCGCTTTTCGTGCCGCCGATGACTACGGAACTTATCTTGCAACGGGTATTACCTTGTTGTTGGGCGTTCAGGCTTTTACAAACCTTGCCGTGGCGATGGGACTGCTTCCTACCAAGGGACTGACGCTGCCTTTTGTCAGTTACGGCGGCTCGTCACTCTTAGTGAGCTGCGCCGCTATGGGGATCTTATTGAGCGTCTCGCGCTCACAAATTGGTAAGCGCAAACGCGGCATCGAAGGGGGCGAAGATGATTAA
- the ftsA gene encoding cell division protein FtsA has protein sequence MAETEIIAGLDVGTTKVSCIIAEQTEDGLDIIGIGSVPSKGLKKGVVVNIEATVQAIRTAIEQAETMAGCEVGTVYAGIGGSHVRGLNKQGVAAVSEREVYAHDVARVLEQAKAIPLPGDRQVIHVLPQEYIVDDQDGVKEPVGMSGVRLEARVHLVTAANTSVQNIIKCAERCGQFVAEVVLEPLASADAVLSEDEKEIGVALIDVGGGTSDVIIYADGAVVHTSVIPVGGINLTSDIATGLRTPMAEAERIKIKYGCASSHMVDDEETIEVPSVGGRAPRVLPRRVLCDIIEPRVEEIFSAVRHVIEETGYYDVLGAGVVITGGSTILDGMPELAEQVLGLPARRGAPMGVGGLADVVRSPAFSTGVGLVKYGARKFREEPQRADISYTPRRSSSSSTIGSRLGEWFREVF, from the coding sequence ATGGCCGAGACGGAAATAATTGCAGGGCTAGACGTAGGTACAACCAAAGTAAGTTGCATCATTGCAGAGCAAACCGAAGATGGCTTGGACATCATTGGTATTGGGTCTGTACCTTCGAAGGGATTAAAAAAAGGCGTCGTGGTTAACATCGAGGCCACTGTGCAAGCCATTCGCACTGCCATTGAGCAAGCTGAAACCATGGCAGGTTGTGAAGTGGGCACTGTTTACGCAGGCATTGGCGGAAGTCATGTACGCGGTCTAAATAAACAAGGGGTTGCAGCCGTGTCCGAACGCGAAGTCTACGCACACGATGTAGCTCGCGTGCTTGAGCAAGCCAAAGCGATTCCTTTGCCGGGTGATCGGCAAGTGATTCACGTGCTTCCTCAAGAGTACATTGTTGACGATCAAGATGGCGTCAAAGAGCCCGTGGGCATGAGCGGCGTGCGCCTTGAAGCGCGCGTGCATCTTGTGACTGCCGCAAACACTAGCGTGCAAAACATTATCAAGTGCGCTGAACGTTGCGGTCAGTTCGTTGCCGAAGTGGTGCTTGAGCCGCTTGCAAGTGCTGATGCAGTGCTTTCTGAAGACGAAAAAGAAATCGGTGTTGCGTTGATCGACGTCGGTGGAGGCACCTCCGATGTGATCATCTACGCCGACGGTGCGGTTGTGCACACCAGCGTAATTCCTGTGGGCGGAATTAATCTTACCAGCGATATTGCAACAGGTTTGCGCACCCCAATGGCTGAGGCTGAACGTATCAAGATTAAATACGGTTGCGCATCAAGCCATATGGTTGATGATGAAGAGACCATCGAAGTTCCTTCGGTGGGTGGTCGTGCACCGCGTGTGCTGCCACGTCGCGTGCTTTGCGATATCATCGAGCCGCGCGTTGAAGAGATTTTCTCCGCTGTACGGCACGTCATCGAAGAGACAGGTTACTATGATGTGCTTGGAGCGGGTGTGGTGATCACAGGAGGAAGTACTATTCTCGATGGGATGCCAGAACTCGCTGAGCAGGTATTGGGCCTTCCGGCGCGACGTGGCGCGCCCATGGGAGTGGGCGGCTTGGCCGATGTCGTGCGAAGCCCAGCTTTTTCGACAGGTGTTGGTTTAGTAAAATATGGCGCTCGCAAATTCCGCGAGGAGCCACAACGTGCAGACATATCTTATACCCCTAGGCGAAGCTCTTCTTCTTCTACAATCGGTTCACGTTTGGGAGAGTGGTTTAGGGAAGTATTTTAG